In Candidatus Chlorohelix allophototropha, one DNA window encodes the following:
- a CDS encoding peptidoglycan DD-metalloendopeptidase family protein yields MSQYDEPDSRGGSSTAEAPRPEENSDNQDREHFHKFVSSPRVEARLLLDEIAGVAPAKRRKPSDHNTLRIIRKVVFSPLTSLLWILKLILRPLIKLDLALLREMRRFLKHPGTFFWFNRLAPEAAAQHFGTTSTDEMTHHARRYAAHVAVMGLALVVVAGGGFSGAVKQILNPEAHMPVSNELTDGGYLTVTGNMKGIVLNSLGTTDTGTKRVKVYTVQSGDTLRNLATRNNISLETILYANQIDDPDQEIKSGDKLVIPPVTGMWHVVTRSSFEVDTIASIAARYNVDPKVIIDYAPNQLAGVDIKQPLKPGNDVMVPGGVKPLRDTLLLYKVRAGETMQSIADKFGISRETIAIFNGPDEAPLQEVTPGLEITILPVSGIRVRVLQNDNVTKIAQRFSVPVENIVGLSLNNLQSKDTPLTVGDYLIVPNGIVPAAAVAAPRSTTSGGAKASESSRYVYIPPAPSSSSSSASRNPFGALSAPPPGAPVGTTGSMMWPMRGLITTYYGQRIWYGIHQGLDISTTVNTPIVAADGGVVLSAGWSNDGYGIMVLIAHSNGLYTLYGHFNSISVRAGQQVVKGQRLGLEGSTGNSTGPHLHFEVRWGSIYGQTYDPLRFLR; encoded by the coding sequence GTGTCTCAATATGATGAACCCGACTCCAGAGGTGGTAGTAGCACTGCGGAAGCTCCAAGACCCGAAGAAAATTCCGATAATCAAGATCGTGAACATTTCCATAAATTTGTAAGCAGCCCACGAGTCGAAGCCCGACTATTGTTGGATGAGATCGCAGGGGTTGCGCCTGCCAAGCGCCGCAAACCATCTGACCACAATACCCTTAGAATAATTCGTAAAGTTGTTTTTTCTCCTCTTACATCGCTGCTGTGGATTCTCAAACTGATTTTACGACCTCTTATAAAGCTCGACCTCGCCTTGTTACGCGAGATGCGAAGGTTCTTAAAACACCCCGGTACTTTTTTCTGGTTTAATCGGCTTGCTCCTGAAGCAGCCGCGCAACACTTTGGAACAACCTCAACCGATGAAATGACTCACCATGCCCGTCGTTATGCCGCGCATGTCGCGGTTATGGGTTTAGCTTTGGTGGTAGTAGCCGGAGGCGGTTTCAGTGGTGCGGTAAAACAGATTCTTAATCCCGAAGCGCATATGCCCGTCAGCAATGAACTTACCGACGGCGGCTATTTAACGGTTACCGGAAACATGAAGGGTATCGTACTAAATAGCCTCGGTACTACCGATACCGGAACCAAGCGAGTCAAAGTGTACACCGTACAATCGGGCGATACCCTGCGCAATCTCGCCACCCGAAACAATATAAGCCTTGAAACTATCCTGTATGCCAATCAGATAGATGACCCGGATCAGGAAATAAAATCGGGCGACAAACTGGTAATTCCGCCTGTTACCGGTATGTGGCACGTAGTAACTCGTAGCTCTTTTGAGGTGGACACTATTGCCTCTATAGCGGCGCGGTATAATGTTGATCCCAAAGTAATTATAGATTACGCCCCTAATCAGCTAGCCGGAGTGGACATTAAACAACCCCTCAAACCCGGTAATGATGTTATGGTTCCCGGTGGGGTCAAACCCTTACGCGACACCCTATTACTTTACAAGGTGCGTGCTGGCGAAACAATGCAATCTATCGCCGATAAATTTGGCATTTCCCGCGAGACCATTGCTATTTTTAACGGTCCCGACGAAGCGCCATTGCAAGAGGTTACACCCGGTCTAGAGATTACCATCTTACCAGTTAGCGGGATACGGGTAAGAGTATTGCAGAACGATAATGTAACAAAAATAGCGCAACGTTTCTCTGTACCGGTGGAAAACATTGTAGGGTTGTCCCTCAATAACCTGCAAAGTAAGGATACACCGCTTACCGTAGGCGATTATCTGATAGTGCCTAACGGCATAGTTCCGGCAGCGGCTGTCGCTGCCCCACGCTCAACCACCAGTGGTGGTGCGAAAGCAAGCGAGTCGAGCCGTTATGTGTACATACCGCCTGCGCCTAGTAGCTCTTCCTCTAGCGCCAGTCGCAACCCCTTTGGAGCGCTTTCTGCTCCACCACCGGGTGCGCCGGTAGGTACTACCGGGAGTATGATGTGGCCCATGCGTGGGCTTATTACCACCTATTACGGGCAACGCATCTGGTACGGTATCCATCAGGGATTAGACATTTCAACGACGGTTAATACCCCGATTGTAGCAGCAGACGGTGGGGTGGTGCTATCCGCCGGTTGGTCGAACGATGGTTATGGCATAATGGTGCTGATAGCGCATAGCAACGGTCTGTACACGTTATATGGGCACTTCAACTCAATTTCGGTTCGAGCAGGGCAACAGGTTGTAAAAGGACAGCGTTTAGGGCTGGAGGGTAGTACCGGTAATTCGACCGGACCGCACTTGCACTTTGAGGTACGCTGGGGAAGCATTTACGGTCAAACTTACGATCCGTTACGCTT